The stretch of DNA GCATACTTCCCTGATATCCTTGATCTGTGCATCCGGCATTCCCAGAAGCACATGATCCACACGGATGATCTGCTCGCCCACGATATACAGCTTGTATTCCATAAGAAGGTCATAGATATCAGCCACGATACCTGCAGTAGAATTCTCAATAGGAAGTACCGCATAATCGGCCTTGCCATGGGTTACATCCTCCATAGCTGTCCTCCATGTTTTTACATGGTAGCTTTCAATATTTTTTCCAAAGTACTGCCGCATAGCCGCATAGCTGTAAGCTCCCTCTACCCCCTGAAACACAACCGTTGCGTTTTCAAGGGGAACATGCTTCACAGTTGTGAAATTGCGCTCTCCGTAAATCCCATGCTCTGTCAGCAGCTGGTACTGTCTCTTACGGCTGATGGCCATGATCTGACGGAAAAGCTCCTGCACGCCGAGGCTGTTAAAGTCTCCGTGAGCCTTGTTTTTCAGCGTATGGATCTTCTGGCTCTCACGTGCCGGATCCAGTACCTGCTTACCGGTTTTTATTTTATATTCAGCGACTTCCTCACTCACCTTCATTCGTTTTTCAAAGAGACGTACGATCTCACTGTCGATCTCATCGATCTCGTCTCTGTATCTTTCCAAATCCGTCATTGGTTTCCTCCGTTATGGTTCCTGATAATTTCTGTAAGGTTCCCCAGGAACGCCAGGGAACCAAAAGCAATGATCACATCCTCTTTTCCTGCCAGATGATAGGCCTCTGCCACTGCAGCTTCGATGTTGTCAAAGGGTCTTACATCAGAATGAAATTCCCGCACCGCATCTGCCAGTTCCTGCGGGGTCAGAGCCCTGGGGTTATCCGGTGCCGCAATCGTCAGGATGGTATCTGCATATTTTTCTGTTTTCCGGATGACCTTTCGGTAATCCTTGTCACGGAACATTCCCATGATGTAGATGATCCTTTTCCCCTTAAAATACCGCTCAATGGACGCAGCCAGCATGTCTGCTGCTGCAGGGTTATGAGCTCCGTCAACCACAAAATCCGGTTCTGTCCCGAGAAGTGCAAATCTTCCTGGCCAGGTGGTACGCTTCAGTCCATCCTGTCTCTGGACCAGTGTTGTGGGATATCCCTGTTCATTCAGGATTTCCAGTGCCCGGAGCGCTGCCACCGCATTCTCTTTCTGATAGGCACCTGCCAGGGATATTGTATATTTTTCTCCTTTATAAAGAAAGGTCTGACCGGTTATGGATGCTTCCAGTACCTCTGCGCTGTCCCGGTCTGCTGCCTCGTACGGCACATTCTGTTCTTCACATATTCTCCGTATGACCGCCTCTGCCTCCGGCTGCTGCTTTACAGTTACCATATGACTGTCCGGTTTAATGATGCCGGCCTTTTTTTCTGCTATCTCGCCCAGGGTATTTCCAAGAAATGCCGTATGATCCATACTGATGGATACCAGAATGGAAAGAACTGTAGTACGTATAATGTTGGTGGCATCCAGATCGCCGCCCATACCAACTTCCATTAATACCAGATCGCATTTCTCATCCTGAAAATAAAGAAATGCGGCTGCAGTTTCAATTTCAAATACTGACGGATGCGGTTTTCCCTCTTTTACGATCTCATCGATCACCTCCGCGATCCTTGTCACATATGCTGCAAATTTCTCTCTGCTGACAGGTTCTCCGTTAACCTCCATCCTCTCTCTGTAGGAATAGACCGCCGGGGAAATATATCTTCCGACCCGGTAACCTGCACCTGATAAAGCGGAATACAGATATGCGATCACCGAACCCTTTCCGTTAGTTCCCGCTACATGAACATACTTCAGTTCATCCTGGGGATTTCCAAGCCGCCTCATCATCTCTCTCATATTTTCCAGGCCCAGAACAATTCCCTTTTTCAGTTCCGCGGCTCTGATGTAGGCACGACTTTCTTCATAATTCATCGTCTGTTTTCTCCTTCCGCATGTGTTGATAATCCATTACTGCTTTTTCACTTTGCAGTAATAATTTTGTTCATTATAACCCACGTGTATATTTTTTTCAAGGCAGGGAAGGCTATTAAAGACGCTTTTCCACGTTAAATATATGTAAAGTCCAGGCGGATATTCACAACCCCGCAGGGAACTTTCTTAATCCAGTTAAACTAACATTTTCCGGAAAGCGCAGGATTTCTGCTGATGAGAAGGAGCTTTAAAATGCAAAAGAAGGATTTTTTTCTGTGCGGTTTTACAGGCTGGTGTCTGGAGATCTTATGGACAGGACTGCACTCTCTTGTCACCGGACATTTTACTATGATGGGCAAAACCTCTCTTCTGATGTTCCCTGTTTAC from Blautia sp. SC05B48 encodes:
- the pheA gene encoding prephenate dehydratase translates to MTDLERYRDEIDEIDSEIVRLFEKRMKVSEEVAEYKIKTGKQVLDPARESQKIHTLKNKAHGDFNSLGVQELFRQIMAISRKRQYQLLTEHGIYGERNFTTVKHVPLENATVVFQGVEGAYSYAAMRQYFGKNIESYHVKTWRTAMEDVTHGKADYAVLPIENSTAGIVADIYDLLMEYKLYIVGEQIIRVDHVLLGMPDAQIKDIREVCSHPQGLAQCKAFLEENPSWKKKEVENTAGAAKKVSEVGDKGVAAIASREAGEVFGLKVLAENICREKANSTRFIIVSRKPEYEEKAGKISICFELPHESGTLYNMLSHIIYNGLNMTKIESRPIPGKSWEYRFFVDFTGKLGESAVENALRGIEAEANVLRVLGNY
- a CDS encoding bifunctional folylpolyglutamate synthase/dihydrofolate synthase, translating into MNYEESRAYIRAAELKKGIVLGLENMREMMRRLGNPQDELKYVHVAGTNGKGSVIAYLYSALSGAGYRVGRYISPAVYSYRERMEVNGEPVSREKFAAYVTRIAEVIDEIVKEGKPHPSVFEIETAAAFLYFQDEKCDLVLMEVGMGGDLDATNIIRTTVLSILVSISMDHTAFLGNTLGEIAEKKAGIIKPDSHMVTVKQQPEAEAVIRRICEEQNVPYEAADRDSAEVLEASITGQTFLYKGEKYTISLAGAYQKENAVAALRALEILNEQGYPTTLVQRQDGLKRTTWPGRFALLGTEPDFVVDGAHNPAAADMLAASIERYFKGKRIIYIMGMFRDKDYRKVIRKTEKYADTILTIAAPDNPRALTPQELADAVREFHSDVRPFDNIEAAVAEAYHLAGKEDVIIAFGSLAFLGNLTEIIRNHNGGNQ